The following proteins come from a genomic window of Chryseobacterium glaciei:
- a CDS encoding nucleotide pyrophosphohydrolase, producing the protein MEITNLQQQVDEWIKTIGVRYFNELTNMAMLTEEVGEVARIIARRYGEQSEKESDKSKDLGEELADVLFVTLCLANQTGVNLQEAFDKKMKIKTDRDKDRHQNNEKLK; encoded by the coding sequence ATGGAAATTACAAATCTGCAGCAGCAAGTTGACGAATGGATAAAAACAATTGGCGTCCGTTATTTCAATGAACTGACCAATATGGCAATGCTGACCGAAGAAGTAGGTGAAGTTGCCAGAATTATCGCCAGAAGATATGGCGAACAAAGTGAAAAAGAAAGCGATAAAAGCAAAGATCTTGGTGAAGAATTAGCAGATGTATTGTTTGTAACTTTATGTCTTGCCAACCAAACCGGAGTCAATCTGCAGGAAGCTTTTGATAAAAAAATGAAGATAAAAACTGATCGCGATAAAGACCGTCATCAGAATAATGAAAAAT